The Musa acuminata AAA Group cultivar baxijiao chromosome BXJ3-6, Cavendish_Baxijiao_AAA, whole genome shotgun sequence region AGATCGACATGGTACCTGCATGCTTGGTTAGGTGGTGCGCCTCCAAGGTCTCCCACTTCACAAACTTCTCCCCACATTTGTGGCAGGTCACAGCCGCAGAGCACTTCTGCAAATGCATCTCATGAGAGAACCTTGGTGTTGAAGCGGCGTGATGGGTTCCGACAACACCATGGCCAAGCAAAACGGTAGCGAGAGATGAACCCCCGGGGCCATGGTCTTCTCCGTCACCGGGGAAGCTAGGGCATTTTCTTGCTGGAGTGCTACTAGCTCCGCCACATGGAGGAGGGTTATATTGAAGTGGTGAGGGGTGGCCTCCTGGTCCAGGCGTCCCAGGCCTAAGGGTGCCAACGCAGGGAGAATCCAATCCTGCCTCGCCCTCATGGCAGGCTCCCAATCCAGATATCCTCAGCTCGCACCTGGAATTGTTAAGAATAACATCATGGGTGATTGGGTTTATGAACTCACTACTCCCGATGGACCTCGGGCTGCAACTCGGTGGCTTCTCAATGTGCCTCTTGCTTCCATGGATGACATCTCTGAGATTGGCTATGGATCTAGAGCACCCAGACCTTCCTGTTTTCCTTGTCAAGATGGATCCAAGATGCCCCCTGGCCTTTGGATCATGAACCTCCGACGGCTCAGACTTGCAGTGGAGAGATCTCTTCAAGGCAAACCAAACTGTTggcatctcttcttcttcctcctcctcccccccgtTCTCCTTGATCTGTAATccactctctctgtctctcttgctTCACTTCTTCATGGGCTCTCTGCATATCACCCTAATTCTGGAGACAATAGATTCGACTACTTATGTCTTTGCCTGCGCTGAATTTGCACCAGAACTCCTTATTCCCTTCCTTATTCATCTCATCTATCAGCATGGAAAAAACAGGACTAAATTAAGCTCAACAGCCATTAAGAACATACTCAAAACCACTGCAAATTTAAGGGACACTTAGGAAGCCTCGTAGATTCAAGGCTTTGTGGTCAGGAAATCGATTCAAGATTAAAATATATCTCATCTTTTTTCTTGAATAGTTACCGGGAAGAGAAAAGATTGTGGATGTACCGCAGAAGGAAACATATGGGTTGGACCTTTTGGTTTGTCGTGGGACCAGAAAAGCTCAAGGCCACTCTGTAATGAATGTGATGTAGCCTTTAGTGTGGGAGGGGTACCCCAGAATGAATGTGGTGCAATGCTTAAAACAGCTGCCAATATGGGGTCATATTTATCAGAGTCGTCCGCGTGATTGCCTGCCTGCTTGCTTTGAGTGGCTTGACGCACACGAATCTCAGCAGGAGCTGACCTGAAAGAGATAGCACAGTCCCCATGTCTAACCCAATCCTGCTGATCCACCCCCAATCTTTCAGTCTCTTTACTAATTGTACTCTTCTCAATCGGAATGCTCATGCTTGTCCCCGCCTGGCAGAACACGAATCCAACTAGTCTGAAGCACTGGGAAACACATCATACAAGTAATTgatcagatctctctctctctctctttctctctctctgcggCAGAAGACATGTATTGTGTAATGTTTACTGGAGCGAACTCCTTGGCAACAGGACAGCAGCCTTTTTCATTGATGGAAGTCCCACTGTCTTAAGGTTTCCAGTGGGGGCCGACCAAATGAATTC contains the following coding sequences:
- the LOC135585277 gene encoding uncharacterized protein LOC135585277, producing MPTVWFALKRSLHCKSEPSEVHDPKARGHLGSILTRKTGRSGCSRSIANLRDVIHGSKRHIEKPPSCSPRSIGSSEFINPITHDVILNNSRCELRISGLGACHEGEAGLDSPCVGTLRPGTPGPGGHPSPLQYNPPPCGGASSTPARKCPSFPGDGEDHGPGGSSLATVLLGHGVVGTHHAASTPRFSHEMHLQKCSAAVTCHKCGEKFVKWETLEAHHLTKHAVSELVEGDSSRKIVEMICRTGWSKTDGSCGRIERVLKVHNMQKTLTLFEEYRETVKMKASKLPKKHPRCLADGNELLRFHGTTIACSLGMNGSSGLCASEKCSVCQIIRHGFTGNEETKGGIGVFTTSTSGRALESIETDEDDTSVKKALLVCRVIAGRVHKPLDNYQELVGQCAFDSLAGKVGLYANIEELYLLNPKALLPCFVVICKTLK